In Kangiella profundi, one DNA window encodes the following:
- a CDS encoding TlpA disulfide reductase family protein encodes MRTPLKQLLSSLLLLAVSSLGSSIATAGDSEHNNLLDQLNLEQYHGKVVYVDFWASWCGPCRQSFPVMNELQEAYGEDNFVIIAINEDSEPGAAAQFLQQYPANFTIFYDQNGELAKYFKVDAMPTSYLLDQTGAAKYRHRGFRQKDVAKLEQQIESLLSDHSQNAGTSSTSNSGDTE; translated from the coding sequence ATGCGAACACCTTTAAAACAGCTCTTGTCGAGCCTGCTTCTGCTGGCTGTCAGTTCCCTGGGTTCATCTATCGCTACAGCAGGTGATTCCGAACACAACAATCTGTTGGATCAACTTAATCTTGAGCAATATCACGGCAAAGTAGTGTATGTCGATTTCTGGGCTTCCTGGTGTGGCCCATGCCGCCAATCATTTCCGGTAATGAATGAATTACAGGAAGCCTATGGCGAGGATAATTTTGTCATCATTGCCATCAACGAAGATTCCGAGCCTGGCGCTGCGGCACAATTCTTACAGCAGTATCCCGCCAATTTCACAATCTTTTATGACCAAAATGGCGAGTTAGCCAAATACTTTAAGGTTGATGCTATGCCAACCAGCTACCTGCTGGATCAGACTGGCGCAGCCAAATACCGTCATCGTGGCTTTCGTCAAAAAGATGTAGCCAAACTCGAACAACAGATCGAATCTTTACTTTCCGACCACTCACAAAATGCTGGGACCTCCAGTACCAGCAATTCAGGAGATACAGAATGA
- a CDS encoding FxsA family protein, which translates to MFFRSFFLLFIVLAALEIYVLIEVGNWLGAPATIGLILLTGIIGVGLLKHQGLSVFERFKGKMQQGQAPAQEIIEGVLLIIAGAFLITPGFVTDTIGFLWLIPATRSAFAKGMVKAGWFKFQKMNGQGNFYYEYHQQSETRSNTEHEERYKEQTRVSGSRTIEGEYERKDDEKQ; encoded by the coding sequence ATGTTTTTTCGATCATTTTTTCTACTGTTCATTGTTCTGGCCGCTCTTGAAATCTACGTGCTGATTGAAGTTGGCAACTGGTTAGGCGCGCCTGCGACCATTGGTCTGATTCTGTTAACCGGTATCATCGGTGTCGGATTGTTAAAGCATCAGGGGCTATCAGTTTTCGAACGCTTTAAAGGCAAGATGCAACAGGGACAGGCTCCAGCGCAGGAAATTATTGAGGGTGTCTTACTGATCATTGCTGGTGCATTTCTGATAACACCAGGCTTCGTAACCGATACTATTGGCTTTCTGTGGTTGATACCTGCAACTCGCAGCGCCTTCGCCAAAGGCATGGTTAAAGCCGGTTGGTTCAAGTTCCAGAAAATGAACGGACAGGGTAATTTTTACTACGAATATCACCAGCAGAGCGAGACTCGCTCCAATACAGAACACGAAGAGCGTTATAAAGAACAAACCAGAGTCAGCGGAAGTCGAACTATTGAAGGTGAATACGAAAGAAAAGATGATGAAAAACAATAA
- the can gene encoding carbonate dehydratase, whose amino-acid sequence MEGIKKLFKNNKAWAEQAERNSPGYFKTLSEQQSPRYLWIGCSDSRVPANQITGLMPGEVFVHRNVANIVSNSDLNCLSVIQYAVEVLKVRHIVVCGHYGCGGVNVALSHKKHGLIDNWLSNIKEIYLKHEPEFKLIKSEEECSNLLCELNVIEQVGNVCRTTVVQDAWSRDQALSVHGWCYSLNNGLLKDLKVSVSSKKQVPEIFNYHE is encoded by the coding sequence ATGGAAGGCATAAAAAAATTATTCAAGAATAATAAGGCGTGGGCAGAGCAGGCTGAGCGTAATTCTCCTGGCTATTTTAAGACGTTATCGGAGCAGCAGTCTCCGAGGTATTTATGGATCGGTTGTTCTGATAGCAGGGTTCCAGCGAATCAAATTACGGGTTTGATGCCCGGGGAAGTCTTTGTTCATCGTAACGTTGCCAATATTGTTTCTAACAGTGATTTGAACTGTTTATCCGTTATTCAGTACGCAGTTGAGGTACTTAAAGTCAGACATATCGTGGTGTGCGGGCATTATGGTTGTGGCGGGGTTAATGTTGCGTTGTCCCATAAAAAGCATGGGCTAATTGACAATTGGCTAAGCAATATCAAGGAAATTTATCTAAAGCATGAGCCAGAATTTAAGCTGATTAAGAGTGAAGAAGAATGTTCAAATCTACTATGTGAACTTAATGTTATAGAACAGGTTGGTAACGTTTGCAGAACTACTGTGGTTCAGGATGCTTGGTCACGCGATCAGGCTTTGAGTGTGCATGGCTGGTGTTACAGTTTAAATAATGGATTATTAAAAGATTTGAAAGTCTCGGTCAGCAGTAAAAAACAGGTACCTGAAATTTTCAATTATCATGAATAA
- a CDS encoding RNA polymerase sigma factor yields the protein MSRSNETLDSNQQRQASHSDQLSDEALMLGYAKGNMRAFEQLYQRHKNPLLRYFLRQVDSRATAEELFQETWQSVIKSSDNYQASAKFTTWLYHMARNKLIDHYRKQGRGEELSLDEQVEIQPAAHSVDEPEQQLNDAQSKQQYLWALGQLPPAQREVLVLKIESAMTVQEIAETIQDNAEAVKSRLRYAVQKLKQLISEAKLEVEL from the coding sequence GTGTCCAGAAGTAACGAAACCTTAGATAGTAACCAACAGCGCCAGGCCTCTCACTCGGATCAACTGAGTGATGAGGCTTTAATGCTTGGTTATGCCAAAGGTAATATGCGTGCTTTTGAACAGCTCTATCAGCGGCATAAGAATCCATTGCTGCGCTATTTTTTGCGTCAGGTGGATAGTCGCGCTACAGCTGAAGAGTTGTTTCAGGAAACTTGGCAGAGCGTCATAAAGTCTAGTGATAACTATCAGGCCAGCGCCAAGTTTACTACCTGGTTATACCACATGGCCCGCAACAAACTTATTGACCATTATCGCAAGCAGGGCAGAGGGGAAGAGTTGTCGCTTGATGAGCAGGTTGAAATACAGCCAGCCGCTCATTCCGTGGATGAACCCGAGCAACAGCTGAATGATGCTCAATCGAAACAGCAGTATTTGTGGGCATTAGGCCAGCTACCACCAGCGCAGCGCGAAGTGCTGGTATTGAAAATAGAAAGCGCCATGACGGTGCAGGAAATTGCAGAAACCATACAGGATAATGCCGAGGCGGTGAAAAGCCGCCTCCGTTATGCGGTACAGAAACTCAAGCAATTGATCAGTGAAGCAAAGCTTGAGGTGGAATTATGA
- the groL gene encoding chaperonin GroEL (60 kDa chaperone family; promotes refolding of misfolded polypeptides especially under stressful conditions; forms two stacked rings of heptamers to form a barrel-shaped 14mer; ends can be capped by GroES; misfolded proteins enter the barrel where they are refolded when GroES binds), whose translation MMAKDVRFGDDARKRMLKGVNTLANAVRVTLGPKGRNVVLDKSFGAPTITKDGVSVAKEIELEDKFENMGAQMLKEVASQTNDIAGDGTTTATVLAQSIVTEGLKAVAAGMNPMDLKRGIEKAVTAAVEELKNISVPCEDQKAIAQVGTISANSDESVGKIIAEAMAKVGKEGVITVEEGSGLHNELDVVEGMQFDRGYLSPYFVTNAESMQAELENPYILLVDKKISNIRELLPVLEGVAKASRPLLIIAEDVEGEALATLVVNTMRGIVKVAAVKAPGFGDRRKAMLEDIAILTGATVISEDIGMSLENTTLEQLGTAKSVQITKENTTIIDGAGDKAQIEGRVKQIRAQIEETSSDYDREKLQERVAKLAGGVAVIKVGAATEVEMKEKKDRVDDALHATRAAVEEGVVAGGGTALVRVLSKLADLRGDNEEQNVGIKIALRAMESPLRQIVSNAGAEPAVIVDKVKAGEGNFGYNAATGEFGDVVEMGILDPAKVTRSALQNAASIAALMITTEAMVTELPKEEGGAPDMGGMGGMGGMPGMM comes from the coding sequence ATCATGGCAAAAGACGTACGTTTTGGAGATGACGCCCGCAAACGCATGCTAAAAGGCGTTAATACTCTAGCTAACGCAGTACGAGTAACACTAGGTCCTAAAGGCCGTAATGTTGTTCTAGACAAATCATTCGGTGCCCCAACCATCACTAAAGATGGTGTTTCTGTAGCTAAAGAAATCGAACTTGAAGATAAGTTCGAAAACATGGGCGCACAGATGCTTAAAGAAGTAGCATCACAAACTAACGACATCGCTGGTGACGGAACTACAACTGCAACCGTATTGGCTCAGTCAATCGTTACTGAAGGCCTGAAAGCCGTAGCCGCTGGCATGAACCCAATGGATCTGAAGCGCGGTATCGAAAAAGCGGTTACTGCTGCAGTAGAAGAGTTGAAAAACATCTCTGTTCCATGCGAAGACCAAAAAGCTATCGCTCAGGTAGGTACTATCTCAGCAAACTCTGACGAAAGCGTCGGTAAAATCATTGCTGAAGCCATGGCTAAAGTGGGTAAAGAAGGCGTTATCACCGTTGAAGAAGGTTCAGGTTTACACAACGAACTAGACGTTGTTGAAGGTATGCAGTTTGACCGTGGTTACCTGTCTCCTTACTTCGTGACTAACGCAGAAAGCATGCAGGCTGAACTTGAAAACCCATACATCCTGTTGGTTGACAAGAAAATCTCAAATATCCGCGAATTATTGCCTGTATTGGAAGGTGTTGCTAAAGCCAGCCGTCCATTATTGATCATCGCTGAAGATGTTGAAGGCGAAGCGCTAGCCACTCTAGTAGTGAACACCATGCGTGGTATCGTGAAAGTTGCTGCTGTAAAAGCTCCAGGTTTCGGTGACCGTCGTAAAGCCATGCTTGAAGACATCGCAATCCTAACTGGTGCAACAGTGATCTCTGAAGATATCGGCATGAGTCTTGAGAACACAACGCTTGAGCAATTAGGTACAGCGAAAAGCGTTCAAATCACAAAAGAAAACACAACCATCATTGATGGTGCCGGTGACAAAGCGCAAATCGAAGGCCGCGTTAAACAAATTCGTGCGCAAATCGAAGAAACTTCTTCTGACTACGACCGTGAGAAACTACAGGAGCGCGTTGCTAAATTGGCAGGCGGTGTTGCAGTAATCAAAGTTGGCGCAGCAACAGAAGTTGAAATGAAAGAAAAGAAAGACCGTGTCGACGATGCACTACACGCAACTCGCGCCGCAGTAGAAGAAGGCGTAGTAGCAGGTGGTGGTACAGCATTGGTACGCGTACTGTCTAAATTGGCAGACCTACGTGGTGACAACGAAGAGCAAAACGTGGGTATCAAAATTGCACTTCGCGCCATGGAATCACCACTACGTCAAATCGTATCGAATGCCGGTGCAGAGCCAGCAGTGATCGTCGATAAAGTTAAAGCTGGCGAAGGTAACTTCGGTTACAACGCAGCAACTGGCGAATTCGGTGACGTCGTAGAAATGGGTATCCTAGACCCTGCTAAAGTAACACGTAGCGCCCTACAAAACGCCGCTTCAATCGCAGCTCTAATGATTACCACAGAAGCAATGGTAACTGAGCTACCGAAGGAAGAAGGTGGTGCACCTGATATGGGTGGTATGGGTGGTATGGGCGGTATGCCTGGCATGATGTAA
- a CDS encoding vWA domain-containing protein, whose amino-acid sequence MNSKTMNSTRSGLKVSLLATMVAMAIAGCQNTDTSNKQAERDKQVAAVKAEELKRARQEQEMIVVTGSRISAEAKERSVSLYDAAMPAPQSPAKWQQLEVNREQYQHFDESGIFLAKEQPVSTFSIDVDTGSYSNVRRMLNDGYLPPHDAVRLEEFVNYFNYDYQGPETSNQPFAVNTEVFSAPWNSNAYLMQIGIKGFEPEQEELPPSNLVYLIDVSGSMNSEDKLGLVKKSLKLLAQESSDQDRISIVVYAGASGVVLEPTKGNDRMAIEQALDRLSAGGSTNGGAGIELAYKLAEQAYIKDGINRVILATDGDFNVGTVNREQLIDLVERKRESGISFTTLGFGSGNYNEHLMEQLADKGNGNYGYIDSLQEARKLLVEQRAGTLMTIAKDVKIQVEFNPQVVAEYRLLGYENRALNREDFNNDKVDAGEIGAGHTVTALYEVVLVGSEGRRVDELRYAEKQSDKQKLADEAALVKLRYKMPDEDNSKLISHVIERQQFDAVKTVAGDSQFAASVAGFAQLLRGGRYLNGWDWQQAIELAQNSKGADKDGYRGEMIQLMKMAKLLDEQNAGSQARADGE is encoded by the coding sequence ATGAACTCAAAAACAATGAATAGCACAAGGTCCGGGTTAAAAGTCAGCCTATTGGCGACAATGGTTGCTATGGCAATAGCCGGCTGTCAGAACACTGACACTTCTAACAAACAGGCTGAACGCGATAAGCAGGTTGCAGCGGTTAAAGCTGAAGAGCTAAAACGGGCCAGGCAGGAACAGGAAATGATTGTGGTGACTGGATCGCGTATCAGTGCCGAAGCCAAAGAAAGAAGTGTAAGTTTATACGACGCAGCGATGCCTGCGCCGCAGTCACCTGCAAAGTGGCAACAACTGGAAGTCAATCGCGAACAGTACCAGCACTTTGATGAGTCGGGTATTTTTCTGGCCAAGGAACAGCCGGTTTCAACTTTCAGTATTGATGTAGATACCGGTTCCTACTCCAATGTTCGTCGCATGCTGAATGACGGCTACTTGCCGCCACACGATGCAGTGCGTTTAGAGGAGTTTGTGAATTACTTTAATTACGATTATCAAGGACCCGAAACCAGCAATCAGCCATTTGCGGTCAATACCGAGGTATTTTCTGCGCCCTGGAATTCTAATGCTTACCTGATGCAGATTGGCATCAAAGGTTTTGAGCCAGAGCAGGAGGAATTGCCACCTTCAAACTTGGTCTATCTAATCGATGTTTCAGGCTCGATGAATAGCGAGGATAAGCTTGGTCTGGTCAAGAAATCGTTGAAACTGCTGGCGCAGGAAAGTAGCGATCAGGACAGAATATCAATTGTCGTTTATGCCGGTGCCAGTGGTGTAGTGCTGGAGCCAACCAAAGGCAATGACCGGATGGCCATTGAGCAGGCGCTGGATCGCTTAAGCGCTGGCGGCTCAACCAATGGCGGTGCAGGCATTGAGCTGGCTTATAAATTGGCTGAACAGGCTTATATCAAGGATGGCATCAATCGAGTGATTCTGGCGACCGATGGTGATTTTAATGTGGGTACCGTAAACCGCGAACAGCTGATTGATTTGGTCGAGAGGAAGCGCGAAAGCGGCATCTCATTTACTACGCTGGGCTTTGGTAGTGGCAACTACAATGAGCATCTGATGGAGCAGCTGGCTGACAAAGGGAACGGTAACTATGGGTATATCGATAGTCTACAGGAGGCTCGCAAACTGCTGGTTGAGCAGCGCGCGGGAACCCTGATGACCATTGCCAAGGACGTCAAAATTCAGGTGGAATTTAATCCGCAGGTGGTCGCTGAATATCGTTTGCTGGGTTATGAAAACCGCGCTTTGAATCGCGAAGACTTCAATAATGACAAAGTAGATGCCGGTGAAATCGGTGCAGGACATACTGTGACTGCGCTATATGAAGTGGTGCTGGTGGGATCCGAAGGTCGTCGGGTGGATGAACTCCGCTATGCCGAGAAGCAATCAGACAAGCAAAAGCTGGCCGATGAGGCTGCGTTGGTCAAATTGCGATACAAGATGCCGGATGAAGATAACAGTAAACTCATTAGCCATGTGATTGAGCGCCAGCAATTCGATGCAGTAAAAACCGTTGCAGGCGATAGCCAGTTCGCGGCCAGTGTTGCAGGTTTTGCTCAGTTGCTACGTGGTGGACGTTATCTTAACGGCTGGGACTGGCAACAGGCCATTGAGCTGGCGCAAAACAGTAAAGGTGCAGACAAGGATGGCTATCGTGGTGAAATGATTCAACTGATGAAGATGGCCAAGCTGCTGGATGAGCAGAACGCAGGCTCGCAAGCTCGGGCTGATGGCGAGTAG
- a CDS encoding substrate-binding domain-containing protein codes for MTSLARTFIFPLLLGSLFLLPVSAMAEESSTKTFSADDINRATILFEMKGSNTIGESLAPGLAEEFLKAEGAIRTGVVETHSVEKTVLGQFPDGTLKAVDIKAHGSSTGFKALAAEDTDIAMSSRRIKEKEREQMRGLYGDLKSVDSELTIAVDGLAVIVHPQLAVNTLDTETLARIFAGEIRNWQEIGGPDQKISLFARDDNSGTFDTFKSLVLSRHNVKLSEYAKRYESSGELSDMVFNTPGAIGFIGLSYVNQTKPLALSESGVALSFKPNLFTVSTEDYVLSRRLYMYYPANNQNPHAHRFMQFVQQDQAQTVVEETGLISLKVNDATIRFNRNYPPRYLNMITDSKRLSITFHFDEGTDQLDNKAKLDIQRLVNYVNQHQLEDLFLFGFSYESGNEDDDKDDSKRLARIIANELEKAGVKPFYVQGYGSKGAIASNGTENGRNKNRRVEVWVGR; via the coding sequence ATGACATCACTTGCGCGCACATTTATTTTCCCCTTGTTGCTCGGCAGTCTATTCTTGCTGCCTGTTTCTGCCATGGCTGAAGAAAGCAGCACTAAGACTTTTTCAGCTGACGACATCAATAGAGCTACTATTCTGTTTGAAATGAAAGGCTCTAACACTATTGGTGAATCATTGGCCCCGGGACTGGCTGAAGAATTCTTGAAAGCTGAGGGCGCCATCCGTACAGGTGTTGTGGAAACTCATTCGGTTGAGAAAACAGTGCTTGGCCAATTTCCTGATGGAACTTTGAAGGCTGTTGATATTAAAGCTCACGGTTCCAGTACTGGCTTTAAGGCACTTGCAGCAGAAGATACTGATATCGCCATGTCTTCGCGACGTATCAAGGAAAAAGAGCGTGAGCAAATGCGTGGACTCTACGGTGATCTGAAATCTGTGGATAGTGAATTAACGATTGCAGTTGATGGTCTGGCAGTGATTGTCCACCCACAGCTTGCAGTTAACACCCTGGACACGGAAACACTGGCTCGCATTTTCGCAGGAGAGATTCGCAACTGGCAGGAAATTGGTGGCCCGGATCAGAAAATCAGTCTGTTCGCCCGTGATGATAATTCGGGGACTTTTGATACCTTCAAATCACTTGTGCTATCACGTCACAATGTAAAACTTTCAGAGTACGCCAAGCGCTATGAGTCATCCGGTGAATTATCAGACATGGTGTTTAATACTCCAGGTGCAATTGGTTTTATAGGTCTTTCCTATGTCAATCAAACAAAACCACTGGCTTTGTCAGAGTCTGGCGTAGCGCTATCCTTTAAGCCAAATTTATTTACCGTCAGTACTGAGGATTATGTGCTGAGTCGTCGCCTCTATATGTACTACCCAGCAAATAATCAGAATCCTCACGCGCATCGTTTTATGCAGTTTGTGCAACAGGATCAGGCGCAAACCGTGGTTGAAGAAACAGGGTTGATATCGTTGAAAGTTAATGATGCGACTATTCGTTTCAATCGCAATTATCCACCGCGCTATCTCAACATGATCACTGACTCAAAACGCCTCTCAATCACTTTCCATTTTGATGAAGGAACTGATCAGCTCGATAACAAGGCCAAGCTGGATATCCAGCGTCTTGTGAACTATGTAAATCAGCATCAGCTGGAAGATTTGTTCCTGTTTGGCTTTAGTTACGAATCAGGCAATGAAGACGATGACAAGGATGACTCAAAACGATTGGCAAGAATCATTGCCAATGAATTGGAGAAAGCAGGCGTTAAACCCTTCTATGTTCAGGGCTATGGAAGCAAAGGAGCTATAGCTTCTAACGGCACAGAAAATGGCCGTAATAAAAATCGTCGTGTAGAAGTCTGGGTGGGTCGCTAA
- the coxB gene encoding cytochrome c oxidase subunit II, with the protein MSLFRKVALAVAALGVLVLTGCSDQAYNMREGVTEISKEVYSLHMIVIWVCVVIGVLTFGAMFYSMFAHRKSKNPNPAKFSHSTTVEIIWTVIPFIILIALAVPAVKLLIKMEDSSNPDMTVMVKGWQWKWEYKYIDGDNDPSNDVSFFSNLDDASRQQAQNAGKYFSGTKIEDENYLLEVDNPLVIPAGQKVRFLVTAEDVIHSFWVPDFSVKKDAIPGFINEVWTKVDEPGIYRGVCAELCGKDHGFMPIVVKVLEQAEYDAWLAEQVEAAKSGPDLNERTMAQLMTEGEAAYNKYCAACHMPNGQGNGPFPSLIGTEVVTGEGSVGKHIDIVLNGVPGTAMQAFGAQLTEAEIAAIITYERNAWGNDTGDKVQPQDIYDIKNGGGE; encoded by the coding sequence ATGTCATTGTTCCGCAAAGTCGCTCTCGCTGTAGCCGCGTTAGGTGTTTTAGTGCTAACCGGTTGTAGTGATCAAGCGTATAACATGCGTGAAGGTGTGACTGAGATCAGTAAAGAAGTTTACAGCCTGCACATGATCGTAATTTGGGTCTGTGTAGTGATCGGAGTCTTAACCTTTGGCGCAATGTTTTACTCGATGTTTGCGCATCGTAAGAGCAAAAACCCAAACCCAGCCAAGTTTTCTCACAGCACCACCGTTGAGATCATTTGGACCGTCATTCCTTTCATCATTCTAATCGCATTAGCAGTTCCTGCTGTTAAGTTGTTGATTAAAATGGAAGACTCCAGCAATCCAGACATGACCGTTATGGTAAAAGGCTGGCAGTGGAAATGGGAATATAAATACATCGATGGTGATAACGACCCAAGTAACGATGTTAGCTTCTTCTCAAACCTTGACGATGCTTCGCGTCAGCAAGCTCAAAATGCAGGTAAATATTTCTCTGGCACTAAGATCGAAGACGAAAACTACCTTCTTGAAGTTGATAACCCTCTAGTCATTCCAGCTGGCCAGAAAGTTCGTTTCCTGGTTACTGCTGAAGACGTTATCCACTCTTTCTGGGTACCTGATTTCTCTGTGAAGAAAGATGCGATTCCTGGCTTCATTAATGAAGTTTGGACCAAAGTTGACGAGCCAGGCATTTACCGTGGCGTATGTGCTGAGCTTTGTGGTAAAGACCACGGCTTTATGCCTATCGTGGTTAAAGTGCTTGAGCAGGCAGAATATGATGCCTGGTTGGCAGAGCAGGTTGAAGCCGCTAAATCTGGTCCTGACTTGAATGAGCGCACCATGGCTCAGTTAATGACTGAAGGTGAAGCAGCCTATAACAAGTATTGCGCAGCGTGTCATATGCCAAATGGTCAAGGTAACGGTCCATTCCCATCATTGATTGGAACAGAAGTCGTGACTGGCGAAGGCAGCGTTGGTAAACACATTGATATCGTATTGAACGGTGTACCAGGTACTGCAATGCAGGCGTTTGGTGCTCAGTTAACGGAAGCTGAAATTGCAGCGATTATTACTTATGAGCGTAACGCTTGGGGTAATGACACTGGCGATAAAGTTCAGCCTCAAGACATTTACGATATTAAAAATGGTGGAGGGGAGTAA
- a CDS encoding YiiD C-terminal domain-containing protein yields MNPAELQQLLYKEIPITKALQVQVDNLTSNSIQLSAPFEANKNIHNTAFAGSIYTTATLAGWSLVTHLVQQHQRQGSVVLASATIRYSKPIEGDIVASCQVSDPDTIERFLKRFDSRGRGRLSLEIDVIEAGESKATMQADFAVIKKES; encoded by the coding sequence ATGAATCCCGCTGAACTTCAACAACTGCTGTATAAAGAAATTCCAATCACCAAGGCCCTGCAGGTTCAGGTCGATAACCTGACCAGTAACAGTATTCAGTTGTCTGCTCCATTTGAGGCCAATAAGAATATTCATAACACAGCGTTTGCTGGCAGCATCTACACCACCGCAACTCTTGCGGGCTGGTCATTGGTTACCCATCTCGTTCAACAACATCAGCGCCAAGGCTCGGTGGTATTGGCCAGTGCAACTATTCGCTATAGCAAACCGATCGAGGGCGACATTGTGGCCAGTTGTCAGGTATCCGATCCTGATACCATCGAACGCTTTCTTAAACGTTTTGATTCACGAGGTCGTGGCAGACTATCGCTGGAAATTGATGTGATTGAGGCAGGTGAAAGCAAAGCCACCATGCAGGCAGACTTTGCTGTCATTAAAAAAGAGTCGTAA
- the groES gene encoding co-chaperone GroES, with amino-acid sequence MNLRPLHDRVIVRRLEEETTSAGGIVIPDNAKEKPSRGEVLAVGNGKPLDSGEVRAVDVKVGDKVLFGKYAGTEVKADGEELLVLREDDIMAVIEG; translated from the coding sequence ATGAACTTACGTCCATTACATGATCGCGTCATCGTGCGCCGTTTAGAAGAAGAAACAACCTCAGCTGGCGGTATCGTGATTCCTGATAACGCTAAAGAAAAGCCAAGCCGTGGTGAAGTTCTTGCCGTTGGTAACGGTAAGCCACTGGATTCTGGCGAAGTTCGCGCTGTCGACGTTAAAGTTGGCGATAAAGTGTTATTCGGAAAATATGCCGGTACTGAAGTTAAAGCTGACGGCGAAGAGCTTCTAGTTTTGCGTGAAGACGACATCATGGCCGTAATTGAAGGCTAA
- the cutA gene encoding divalent-cation tolerance protein CutA, translating to MTRLSEQDDFQVALCTAPDQETAERLAELMVSDQLAACVNIVPNITSVYRWHDASGRSAVEKDAEVLMIIKTHAELMAELGELLEKEHPYDVFELISCNIEQASSAYLEWLENSLRF from the coding sequence ATGACACGACTTTCTGAACAGGACGATTTTCAAGTAGCCCTATGCACAGCTCCGGATCAGGAAACGGCAGAACGACTGGCCGAACTGATGGTCAGCGATCAGCTGGCGGCCTGTGTCAACATAGTGCCAAACATCACCAGTGTTTATCGCTGGCATGATGCTTCTGGTCGCTCTGCTGTCGAAAAGGACGCGGAAGTACTGATGATCATCAAGACCCATGCCGAGCTGATGGCTGAACTGGGTGAGCTGTTGGAAAAAGAGCATCCCTACGATGTTTTTGAGCTAATCAGCTGTAACATCGAGCAGGCGTCATCAGCCTATCTTGAGTGGCTTGAAAACAGTCTTCGCTTTTAA